A single genomic interval of Anopheles marshallii chromosome 2, idAnoMarsDA_429_01, whole genome shotgun sequence harbors:
- the LOC128708590 gene encoding uncharacterized protein LOC128708590, giving the protein MGALGAIVLAILVRMAVGNTMEVHVKQPNAEVYHRQDMKRGEFDYGYHVQSVNNQFQHKVKGPDDVTYGCYGYVDPSNRKHLVYYVADRMGYRIIFPNRATKIFTARLSDSLNKLDGAVKAKDYDEKVVEWNDLYMPESCFRLHEILEPAASNQSPVQQVSPAQVPVASQVPVQPLPTATVQTSGPELPKPTQYTVPTTSRTVVDQTGGNAGENDRYDEYGQLQPSYAGTGGIYVQGNHGQRRLDENFLDQSQAGVQQQRPPQPAQTWQGSLPDINPANINLDQFNGHVYPIHTVGYEDQAGGVQTTTGQFSASQYNLNITQLLAQIEAVNSQVITLNMLLAGMANNPTAYSNANENSCRSVVQLLKTQNRTPQLVYVPILIPYTEGQYNINQPIAPVRPEAYRGQQHSNGGCHNCRG; this is encoded by the exons ATGGGTGCTTTAGGAGCG ATAGTGTTGGCCATCCTTGTACGGATGGCAGTGGGAAATACGATGGAGGTGCACGTAAAACAACCGAACGCCGAAGTGTACCATAGGCAGGACATGAAGCGGGGTGAATTTGACTACGGGTACCACGTGCAGTCGGTTAACAACCAATTCCAGCACAAGGTAAAGGGTCCGGATGATGTGACGTACGGTTGCTATGGTTATGTGGATCCCTCGAATCGTAAACATCTCGTGTACTACGTCGCGGATAGAATGGGCTATCGGATCATCTTCCCGAACCGTGCCACAAAGATCTTTACCGCGCGGCTTTCAGACAGTTT AAACAAACTGGATGGTGCGGTTAAGGCCAAAGACTACGACGAAAAGGTTGTAGAATGGAATGATCTGTACATGCCCGAGTCGTGCTTCCGACtacatgaaattttggaaccTGCTGCTAGCAATCAGTCACCAGTGCAACAAGTTTCTCCAGCTCAAGTTCCGGTGGCGTCCCAAGTACCAGTTCAGCCTctgccaacagcaacagttcaAACAAGCGGACCAGAATTGCCAAAACCTACCCAATATACGGTTCCGACCACATCTCGTACTGTGGTTGATCAGACTGGAGGAAATGCTGGGGAGAATGATCGTTATGATGAGTACGGGCAACTACAACCTTCCTACGCCGGTACAGGCGGCATCTACGTACAGGGTAATCATGGACAGAGGCGACTTGATGAAAACTTCCTTGACCAAAGCCAGGCTGGGGTACAACAGCAGCGGCCGCCACAGCCAGCACAAACCTGGCAAGGCTCACTGCCGGACATCAACCCGGCAAACATAAACCTGGACCAGTTTAATGGACATGTATATCCCATTCACACTGTTGGCTACGAGGATCAGGCAGGAGGTGTACAGACAACGACAGGACAATTTTCTGCATCTCAGTACAACCTGAATATTACGCAGCTTCTCGCTCAGATTGAAGCGGTCAACTCTCAGGTTATCACGCTAAACATGCTGCTGGCGGGTATGGCGAATAATCCAACGGCCTACAGTAACGCCAATGAGAACAGTTGTCGGAGTGTTGTTCAACTGTTGAAGACCCAAAATCGCACACCTCAGCTTGTCTATGTACCGATCCTAATCCCTTACACCGAAGGTCAGTACAACATAAATCAACCGATCGCACCGGTCCGTCCGGAAGCCTACCGAGGTCAACAACATTCGAACGGAGGGTGTCACAACTGCCGGGGCTGA
- the LOC128718841 gene encoding uncharacterized protein LOC128718841, which produces MWPVCVTILFAIMIAVSVSSDDTFNIELKQKDAEVYHEQSFGKNEFNYGYQVERTNSQFQHKVKGPDDVTYGCYGYIDPDGEKHLVYYIADRLGYRLLAPDQPTKVFTDRVANSVNRLDADLQGRKLDEKVVAWNDLYLPSTCRRLNEIVSITPPPTTVSPVQNLVKNPQGALIRGSNGQGTTRRPGVENNEASGSEISTNNQDTNSVSGSFSGAGILPSLPVVEVSTQANYSSSDGSISINYNKPGTNDGTADKQTGDEANHHAHDDRLRSPTPHPIPLTTPTTPRAHIESHTSEQESFPALRQTAFPPRTTYLPVTTTSSPPIIRVPDQPHSHPTPTPSNCGHDPFAPRPKYPNSIAQFNGFVFPINRNCDDSGRNTADLLAQMQSLNEMVLKVSNTLHMLIETDRNHTSTSVTCDRVLELLNIQQPVPLLVYVPIMVPYLDVGINSGTKPPVNPASYAFAKTCSECK; this is translated from the exons ATGTGGCCAGTCTGTGTAACCATT CTCTTTGCAATAATGATCGCTGTATCGGTATCCAGCGATGATACGTTTAATATTGAGCTTAAACAGAAGGACGCCGAAGTGTACCACGAGCAGAGCTTTGGCAAAA ATGAGTTCAATTACGGATATCAGGTGGAGCGAACAAACAGTCAGTTTCAGCATAAGGTCAAGGGTCCGGATGACGTAACGTACGGTTGCTACGGGTACATCGATCCCGATGGCGAAAAGCACCTCGTCTATTACATCGCCGATCGGTTGGGCTATCGGCTACTGGCACCGGATCAACCGACAAAAGTTTTTACCGATCGTGTAGCCAACAGTGT TAATAGGCTAGATGCCGATCTTCAAGGTCGTAAGCTGGATGAGAAGGTTGTCGCTTGGAACGATCTATACCTTCCTTCAACCTGTCGACGATTGAATGAGATTGTTAGTAttacaccaccaccgacaACGGTCAGTCCTGTGCAGAATCTTGTTAAGAATCCTCAAGGTGCATTGATTAGAGGATCTAATGGACAAGGTACAACTCGAAGACCTGGAGTTGAAAATAACGAAGCATCTGGTAGTGAAATCAGCACCAACAATCAGGACACCAACTCCGTAAGTGGAAGTTTTTCAGGAGCAGGTATTCTACCAAGTCTTCCCGTCGTAGAGGTATCAACCCAAGCGAATTACTCCAGTTCTGATGGGTCTATCTCCATCAATTACAATAAACCTGGAACAAACGATGGTACGGCAGATAAACAGACCGGCGACGAAGCTAACCATCATGCACACGATGATCGTCTTCGATCTCCAACACCTCATCCCATACCTTTAACTACTCCCACAACACCTCGTGCACATATTGAAAGTCACACATCAGAACAGGAATCTTTCCCTGCCCTAAGGCAGACTGCTTTTCCGCCAAGGACTACATACCTTCCGGTAACTACAACCTCCAGTCCACCGATAATACGTGTTCCAGATCAACCCCATTCTCATCCCACCCCTACTCCATCCAACTGTGGCCACGATCCATTTGCTCCGCGTCCCAAATATCCCAATTCAATTGCACAGTTCAACGGGTTCGTGTTCCCGATCAATCGCAACTGTGACGATAGTGGTCGTAACACAGCGGACCTGCTCGCACAGATGCAATCGCTTAACGAGATGGTCCTGAAGGTGAGCAATACACTCCACATGTTGATCGAAACCGACCGCAACCATACCTCCACCAGCGTCACCTGTGACCGGGTGCTGGAGCTGCTCAACATCCAGCAGCCGGTGCCGCTGTTAGTGTACGTACCCATCATGGTGCCTTACCTTGACGTTGGCATTAACAGTGGAACGAAGCCACCAGTTAACCCGGCGAGTTACGCATTCGCCAAGACGTGTAGTGAGTGCAAATAG